One Nocardioides luti DNA window includes the following coding sequences:
- a CDS encoding polyprenol monophosphomannose synthase, which produces MPALSPASRVLVVVPTYDEADNIVPLLDAVRAAVPAVHVLVVDDGSPDGTAALVTAYAATAPDVHLLSRAGKSGLGAAYRAGFGWALERDYDVVVQMDADLSHPPGRLPALVGALADADVSVGSRYVPGGRVDDWSWSRRLISRAGNAYVRLVLGLPVRDATAGFKAFRRDALLTVDAVGTASDGYCFQVENTWRAVRRGLHVVEVPIAFADRTRGSSKMSGDIVLEAVRRVLVWRWHELRGGHPSGAPRPRVLT; this is translated from the coding sequence ATGCCCGCCCTCTCGCCCGCCTCCCGTGTGCTCGTCGTCGTCCCGACCTACGACGAGGCCGACAACATCGTCCCCCTCCTGGATGCCGTGCGAGCGGCCGTGCCGGCCGTGCACGTGCTCGTCGTCGACGACGGCAGCCCGGACGGCACGGCGGCGCTCGTCACGGCGTACGCCGCCACCGCACCGGACGTCCACCTGCTCTCCCGGGCCGGCAAGAGCGGCCTCGGCGCGGCCTACCGGGCCGGCTTCGGCTGGGCGCTGGAGCGTGACTACGACGTGGTCGTGCAGATGGACGCCGACCTGTCGCACCCGCCCGGCCGGTTGCCGGCACTCGTCGGCGCGCTCGCGGACGCGGACGTGTCGGTCGGCTCGCGCTACGTCCCGGGCGGCCGGGTCGACGACTGGTCGTGGTCGCGCCGGCTGATCTCGCGCGCGGGCAACGCGTACGTGCGGCTGGTGCTCGGGCTCCCGGTCCGCGACGCGACGGCGGGCTTCAAGGCCTTCCGGCGCGACGCCCTGCTGACGGTGGACGCCGTCGGGACGGCCTCGGACGGCTACTGCTTCCAGGTGGAGAACACCTGGCGCGCCGTGCGCCGCGGCCTCCACGTCGTGGAGGTCCCGATCGCGTTCGCCGACCGGACCCGCGGGAGCTCGAAGATGTCCGGCGACATCGTCCTCGAGGCCGTACGACGGGTGCTCGTGTGGCGCTGGCACGAGCTGCGCGGCGGCCACCCCTCCGGCGCGCCGAGGCCCCGGGTGCTGACATGA
- a CDS encoding YihY/virulence factor BrkB family protein, producing the protein MTTARTVPVTIEMDGDELDAEDAWRLTRKFGPRRILVESFVRFRYGDGFTNSRALALQASLAVVPFMLALTGLADGIDEARPARVVARTIQTVSPGHGTGDALANAVSGPSSSEQAGELALVLGLLFALVSMTTAMAQVERGANRIYGIRRDRPALAKYGRAAVLTAVLAVPVGIGFLLLVAGGAFADAMRIDYGWSDDVVLAFRVARWPVGTALLVFAIAVLLDHSPRRRQPALSWLALGAGVSVLLTMLATGGLAAYVHVSSSFGSTYGPLAGIVALLLWSLLSAIALFYGIAVCAQLEALRAGDTDPVYDDPGRPHGHVTGD; encoded by the coding sequence ATGACGACCGCCCGCACCGTCCCCGTGACGATCGAGATGGACGGCGACGAGCTGGACGCCGAGGACGCCTGGCGGCTGACCCGGAAGTTCGGCCCCCGGCGGATCCTCGTGGAGTCGTTCGTCCGGTTCCGGTACGGCGACGGCTTCACCAACAGCCGGGCGCTGGCGCTCCAGGCCTCGCTCGCGGTGGTGCCCTTCATGCTGGCGCTCACGGGCCTGGCCGACGGGATCGACGAGGCCCGGCCGGCCCGGGTCGTCGCCCGGACGATCCAGACCGTCTCGCCGGGCCACGGCACCGGCGACGCCCTCGCCAACGCCGTCTCCGGCCCCAGCAGCAGCGAGCAGGCCGGCGAGCTCGCGCTGGTCCTGGGGCTGCTCTTCGCGCTGGTCTCGATGACCACCGCGATGGCGCAGGTCGAGCGTGGCGCCAACCGCATCTACGGCATCCGCAGGGACCGCCCCGCGCTCGCGAAGTACGGCCGCGCCGCCGTCCTCACCGCGGTCCTCGCGGTCCCCGTCGGGATCGGCTTCCTGCTGCTGGTCGCGGGCGGGGCGTTCGCCGACGCCATGCGCATCGACTACGGCTGGTCCGACGACGTCGTCCTGGCCTTCCGGGTCGCCCGCTGGCCCGTCGGCACCGCGCTGCTGGTCTTCGCGATCGCGGTCCTGCTCGACCACTCCCCCCGGCGCCGCCAGCCGGCGCTGTCCTGGCTGGCGCTGGGGGCGGGCGTCTCGGTGCTGCTCACGATGCTCGCGACCGGCGGGCTGGCGGCGTACGTCCACGTCAGCTCGTCCTTCGGCAGCACCTACGGCCCGCTCGCGGGCATCGTGGCGCTGCTGCTGTGGTCGCTGCTGTCCGCGATCGCGCTGTTCTACGGCATCGCGGTGTGCGCCCAGCTCGAGGCGCTGCGGGCCGGCGACACCGACCCGGTCTACGACGACCCCGGCCGGCCGCACGGGCACGTCACCGGCGACTGA
- a CDS encoding class I SAM-dependent methyltransferase codes for MDARDWDERYAARELVWSATPNQFVEAELGDLPPGRAVDLAAGEGRNAIWLARRGWDVTALDFSQVALDKGATLAGDTAVTWVCADATRWSEPASYDLAVLAYLQLPAEERRAAVRSAFAALRPGGTLLLVAHDTTNLAEGTGGPQDVRVLMTAEDVLGDLADEAGVVVERAERVSRVVGDGHGEEPARTAYDCLVRVRRA; via the coding sequence ATGGACGCGAGGGACTGGGACGAGCGCTACGCCGCCCGCGAGCTGGTCTGGTCGGCGACGCCCAACCAGTTCGTCGAGGCCGAGCTGGGCGACCTGCCGCCGGGCCGGGCCGTCGACCTGGCCGCCGGCGAGGGCCGCAACGCGATCTGGCTGGCCCGCCGCGGGTGGGACGTGACCGCGCTCGACTTCTCGCAGGTCGCGCTCGACAAGGGCGCGACGCTCGCCGGCGATACCGCGGTCACCTGGGTGTGCGCCGACGCGACGCGGTGGAGCGAGCCGGCGTCGTACGACCTGGCCGTGCTGGCCTACCTCCAGCTGCCCGCCGAGGAGCGCCGGGCCGCGGTCCGGAGCGCCTTCGCCGCGCTGCGCCCGGGCGGCACGCTCCTGCTGGTCGCCCACGACACGACCAACCTGGCCGAGGGCACCGGCGGGCCGCAGGACGTGCGCGTGCTGATGACCGCCGAGGACGTGCTCGGCGACCTCGCCGACGAGGCGGGCGTCGTCGTGGAGCGGGCCGAGCGGGTCAGCCGCGTGGTCGGCGACGGGCACGGCGAGGAGCCCGCGCGGACGGCGTACGACTGCCTGGTGCGGGTGCGGCGGGCCTGA
- a CDS encoding zf-HC2 domain-containing protein, translating to MNEDRGHLDPAHQALREMLGALVLGHLTSAETDRVQAHLDGCAACRAELEEITPLAGLLGAVDPASFETPPTPPPGLGDAIRRQVAAERVARDDDELGARRDAARRARGRRTRLVAAAAVLAVVGVGAGLGLGRATAPSPPTVPMEQIRLAAAPGSGVTVDSAGLVNHTWGTELRIVGEGFHAGEVFHAEFRTADGELVPAGEFLGVGAATMTCNLQSAALRDAVTEVVILDEDGSAVASSAL from the coding sequence GTGAACGAGGACCGGGGGCACCTCGACCCCGCGCACCAGGCGCTGCGCGAGATGCTCGGCGCCCTCGTCCTGGGTCACCTGACGAGCGCCGAGACCGACCGGGTGCAGGCGCACCTCGACGGCTGCGCGGCCTGCCGGGCCGAGCTGGAGGAGATCACGCCCCTGGCCGGCCTGCTCGGTGCCGTCGATCCCGCGTCCTTCGAGACGCCCCCGACGCCGCCGCCCGGGCTCGGCGACGCGATCCGCCGCCAGGTGGCCGCGGAGCGGGTCGCCCGGGACGACGACGAGCTGGGGGCGCGACGGGACGCGGCCCGGCGCGCGCGGGGACGGCGTACCCGCCTGGTGGCGGCCGCCGCCGTGCTCGCCGTCGTCGGCGTCGGCGCGGGCCTCGGGCTGGGCCGCGCGACCGCGCCCTCCCCGCCCACCGTGCCGATGGAGCAGATCCGGCTCGCGGCCGCTCCCGGCTCGGGGGTGACCGTGGACAGCGCGGGCCTGGTCAACCACACCTGGGGCACCGAGCTGCGGATCGTCGGCGAGGGCTTCCACGCCGGCGAGGTCTTCCACGCCGAGTTCCGCACCGCGGACGGCGAGCTGGTCCCGGCGGGCGAGTTCCTCGGGGTCGGCGCCGCCACGATGACGTGCAACCTGCAGTCCGCCGCCCTGCGCGACGCCGTCACCGAGGTCGTCATCCTCGACGAGGACGGCTCCGCCGTCGCCTCGTCGGCGCTCTGA
- a CDS encoding sigma-70 family RNA polymerase sigma factor — protein sequence MTNDGVVGAGGRTVGRHRRTDDEEAGDRVREEPAGAVVAGLGDEDEVHAAYLLYGPELYRFVLRGLGDPGAAQDVTQETFLKAWRFADRYDPDLASLRVWLFGIARNTMIDHARAAQARPWQRHLLDPPTAQELSGAVADPADGILREWLVEEALRRLSEHHREAIVQTYLKERPYDEVAAELGVPVGTLRSRVFYGLRALRSAMDEMGVTL from the coding sequence GTGACGAACGACGGGGTGGTGGGCGCGGGCGGCCGGACGGTCGGCCGGCACCGCCGCACCGACGACGAGGAGGCGGGCGACCGCGTGCGCGAGGAACCAGCCGGAGCCGTCGTGGCCGGCCTCGGCGACGAGGACGAGGTGCACGCGGCGTACCTCCTCTACGGCCCCGAGCTCTACCGCTTCGTGCTCCGCGGCCTCGGCGACCCGGGCGCCGCGCAGGACGTCACGCAGGAGACGTTCCTCAAGGCCTGGCGCTTCGCCGACCGCTACGACCCCGACCTCGCCTCCCTGCGGGTCTGGCTCTTCGGGATCGCGCGCAACACGATGATCGACCACGCCCGGGCCGCGCAGGCCCGGCCCTGGCAGCGGCACCTGCTGGACCCGCCGACGGCGCAGGAGCTGAGCGGCGCGGTGGCCGACCCCGCGGACGGGATCCTTCGCGAGTGGCTCGTCGAGGAGGCGTTGCGGCGGCTGAGCGAGCATCATCGGGAGGCGATCGTGCAGACCTACCTCAAGGAGCGTCCGTACGACGAGGTGGCGGCCGAGCTCGGCGTGCCGGTGGGGACGCTCAGGAGCCGCGTGTTCTACGGCCTGCGGGCCCTGCGGTCGGCGATGGACGAGATGGGAGTGACGCTGTGA
- the mca gene encoding mycothiol conjugate amidase Mca, with protein MAQHPSTGPRAGLRLMHVHAHPDDESSKGAASTAKYVAEGVDVHVATCTGGERGSILNPKMDRPDILENITEIRRQEMERARDILGIRQDWLGFVDSGWPEGDPKPPLPEGCFGLVPLEEAAAPLVKLIREFRPHVLTTYDERGGYPHPDHIKCHEISVEAFAAAADPERYPELGEPWQVLKLYYHHSFNKARIQATHDAMIAHGLESPWAERLKEWKDEPEWDARVTTKVPCSDYFGVRDQALLAHATQIDPDGFWFAIPRELQAETWPTEDFELVVSHVASSTPEDDLFAGIENPA; from the coding sequence ATGGCGCAGCACCCCTCCACCGGCCCGCGGGCCGGCCTCCGGCTCATGCACGTGCACGCCCACCCCGACGACGAGTCGAGCAAGGGCGCGGCCTCGACGGCGAAGTACGTCGCCGAGGGCGTCGACGTCCACGTCGCGACCTGCACCGGTGGTGAGCGCGGGTCGATCCTGAATCCCAAGATGGACCGGCCCGACATCCTCGAGAACATCACCGAGATCCGCCGGCAGGAGATGGAGCGGGCCCGCGACATCCTCGGCATCCGGCAGGACTGGCTCGGCTTCGTCGACTCCGGCTGGCCCGAGGGCGACCCGAAGCCGCCGCTGCCCGAGGGCTGCTTCGGCCTCGTCCCGCTCGAGGAGGCCGCCGCACCGCTGGTCAAGCTGATCCGCGAGTTCCGGCCGCACGTGCTGACGACGTACGACGAGCGCGGCGGCTACCCGCACCCCGACCACATCAAATGCCACGAGATCAGCGTCGAGGCGTTCGCGGCGGCGGCCGACCCGGAGCGCTACCCCGAGCTCGGGGAGCCCTGGCAGGTGCTCAAGCTGTACTACCACCACTCGTTCAACAAGGCCCGGATCCAGGCCACCCACGACGCGATGATCGCGCACGGGCTGGAGTCCCCGTGGGCCGAGCGCCTCAAGGAGTGGAAGGACGAGCCCGAGTGGGACGCCCGGGTCACCACCAAGGTGCCGTGCTCGGACTACTTCGGCGTCCGCGACCAGGCACTGCTGGCGCACGCCACCCAGATCGACCCCGACGGGTTCTGGTTCGCGATCCCGCGCGAGCTGCAGGCGGAGACGTGGCCGACCGAGGACTTCGAGCTCGTCGTGAGCCACGTCGCCTCCTCGACCCCGGAGGACGACCTGTTCGCCGGCATCGAGAACCCCGCCTGA
- a CDS encoding DUF4307 domain-containing protein yields the protein MSAQASPGTGRPADLGDRYGAPAPWRRRAVLVASVVVAVAFLGWLGWTTYVHATPDVDSAIVGYDVVDEHTATAQVTVRLKDDTVAATCLLRAYAEDHTVVGELSFTPQYAAKQPLEETVRTERRATSVELVGCTAPGEPRPR from the coding sequence GTGAGCGCGCAGGCATCCCCCGGCACCGGCCGACCGGCCGATCTGGGCGACCGGTACGGCGCCCCCGCGCCCTGGCGCCGGCGGGCGGTGCTGGTCGCGAGCGTGGTCGTCGCCGTCGCGTTCCTCGGGTGGCTCGGCTGGACGACGTACGTCCACGCGACGCCGGACGTCGACTCCGCCATCGTCGGCTACGACGTCGTCGACGAGCACACGGCCACCGCCCAGGTGACGGTGCGCCTCAAGGACGACACGGTCGCGGCCACCTGCCTGCTCCGGGCCTACGCCGAGGACCACACCGTGGTCGGCGAGCTGTCGTTCACGCCGCAGTACGCCGCGAAGCAGCCGCTCGAGGAGACCGTGCGGACCGAGCGGAGGGCCACCTCGGTCGAGCTCGTCGGGTGCACGGCGCCGGGCGAGCCGCGCCCGCGCTGA
- the greA gene encoding transcription elongation factor GreA — translation MTQSTEQATIWLTQEAFDKLQAELENLKGPVRQEVIARISAARDEGDLKENGGYHAARDEQGKVEARIRQLEDMLRRAQVGETPEDDGTVSPGMKVTYKFVGDDDDEAETFLLGAREIEDSVEGLKVYSPQSPLGSAIIGAKVGDTVSYEAPNGKALKVVVLEAHPYAG, via the coding sequence ATGACGCAGTCGACCGAGCAGGCCACCATCTGGCTCACCCAGGAGGCCTTCGACAAGCTCCAGGCGGAGCTCGAGAACCTCAAGGGCCCCGTCCGCCAGGAGGTCATCGCCCGGATCAGCGCCGCGCGCGACGAGGGCGACCTCAAGGAGAACGGCGGCTACCACGCCGCCCGCGACGAGCAGGGCAAGGTCGAGGCCCGGATCCGCCAGCTCGAGGACATGCTGCGCCGCGCCCAGGTCGGCGAGACCCCGGAGGACGACGGCACCGTCTCCCCCGGCATGAAGGTGACCTACAAGTTCGTCGGCGACGACGACGACGAGGCCGAGACCTTCCTGCTCGGCGCCCGCGAGATCGAGGACTCCGTCGAGGGCCTCAAGGTCTACTCCCCCCAGTCCCCCCTCGGCTCCGCGATCATCGGCGCCAAGGTCGGCGACACGGTCTCCTACGAGGCCCCCAACGGCAAGGCGCTGAAGGTCGTCGTCCTCGAGGCGCACCCGTACGCCGGCTGA
- the ilvA gene encoding threonine ammonia-lyase, which yields MSDPTATGTGVTLDDIRAAREVLRGVAIETPMEESRWLSALAGGPVSLKCENLQRTGSFKARGAYVRISRLSEAERAHGVVAASAGNHAQGVALAASLIGIPSTVFMPEGAPIPKEKATRAYGADVVFHGRYLEDALVAAHAFAAETGATLIHPFDHVDVVAGQGTVGLEILEQVPEVETVIVPTGGGGLLAGIAIAVKALRPDVRVIGVQAEGAAAFPGSLAQGVPVPLPSMKTMADGIAVGRPGDITFAAVRDHVDEIVTVSEDSLSRALLALVERAKMVVEPAGAAAVAAILDRPDAFRTPTVALLSGGNIDPLLLGKVIRHGMAAAGRYLNLRVCIPDTPGGLATLLGEVSSVGANVLEVVHERISPSLHLDEVEVHLQLETRGEPHAEQVKGRLRERGYRVFD from the coding sequence GTGAGTGACCCGACCGCGACCGGGACGGGCGTGACGCTCGACGACATCCGCGCCGCCCGCGAGGTGCTGCGCGGCGTCGCCATCGAGACCCCCATGGAGGAGTCCCGCTGGCTCTCCGCGCTGGCCGGGGGCCCGGTCAGCCTCAAGTGCGAGAACCTCCAGCGCACCGGGTCCTTCAAGGCCCGCGGCGCCTACGTCCGGATCTCCCGCCTCTCGGAGGCCGAGCGCGCGCACGGCGTGGTCGCGGCCTCCGCCGGCAACCACGCCCAGGGCGTCGCGCTCGCCGCGTCCCTGATCGGCATCCCGTCCACCGTCTTCATGCCCGAGGGGGCGCCGATCCCGAAGGAGAAGGCCACCCGGGCGTACGGCGCGGACGTGGTCTTCCACGGCCGCTACCTCGAGGACGCCCTGGTGGCGGCGCACGCGTTCGCCGCCGAGACCGGTGCCACCCTCATCCACCCCTTCGACCACGTCGACGTCGTCGCGGGGCAGGGCACCGTCGGCCTGGAGATCCTCGAGCAGGTGCCCGAGGTCGAGACCGTCATCGTCCCGACCGGCGGGGGCGGCCTGCTGGCCGGCATCGCCATCGCGGTCAAGGCGCTGCGCCCCGACGTACGCGTCATCGGCGTGCAGGCCGAGGGTGCCGCGGCGTTCCCCGGGTCGCTCGCCCAGGGCGTGCCGGTCCCGCTGCCGTCGATGAAGACGATGGCCGACGGGATCGCGGTCGGTCGCCCCGGCGACATCACGTTCGCCGCCGTGCGCGACCATGTCGACGAGATCGTCACGGTCTCCGAGGACTCGCTCTCCCGGGCGCTGCTGGCGCTGGTCGAGCGGGCCAAGATGGTCGTCGAGCCCGCCGGTGCCGCCGCCGTCGCCGCGATCCTCGACCGCCCCGACGCCTTCCGGACGCCCACGGTCGCGCTGCTGTCGGGCGGCAACATCGACCCGCTGCTGCTCGGCAAGGTGATCCGCCACGGCATGGCCGCGGCCGGCCGCTACCTCAACCTGCGCGTCTGCATCCCGGACACCCCCGGCGGCCTCGCGACCCTGCTCGGCGAGGTCAGCTCCGTCGGCGCGAACGTCCTCGAGGTCGTGCACGAGCGGATCTCGCCGTCCCTGCACCTGGACGAGGTCGAGGTGCACCTGCAGCTCGAGACCCGCGGCGAGCCGCACGCGGAGCAGGTCAAGGGCCGGTTGCGCGAGCGCGGCTACCGCGTCTTCGACTGA
- a CDS encoding AI-2E family transporter: MTNEADGPAVDGAVGDVPDESDQDRAESRRRLPVPGRRGRPAEDDEGLAQRLAHQWAQMREVRRPEPAPVAAGPSNFTRAQVPWGLDLAAAWGWRFLVIVAAGWVVFWAIGFFSVVVLPVVVALLITALVQPVVALLHRIGLPRGLASILVVILGIGFIGALLTFAGQQVANGANDLADQTVKGLDEVKRWLQEGPLHASDSQINDYINKAQEAITPSAGGESVLSRVTEVGTALGHVLAGFFIILFSTYFFLADGERIWAWLVRLAPRAGRNHVDTSGRVAWVSLTQFVRATVIVAATDAIGIMIVAAVLQVPFVLAIGVLVFLGAFIPMVGATVAGTVAILVALVDQGPITALFMLGGVIVVQQIEGHVLQPFLMGRWVSVHPLGVILAIGGGVLVAGIPGALVAVPLAAAVNAVVQHLASYTAPGDDPEEQLEDDYAELGESPPTEEDLRE, translated from the coding sequence GTGACCAACGAGGCTGACGGCCCGGCCGTCGACGGGGCCGTCGGTGACGTCCCCGACGAGAGCGACCAGGACCGCGCCGAGAGCCGACGGAGGCTCCCCGTGCCGGGCCGGCGCGGACGCCCGGCCGAGGACGACGAGGGCCTCGCCCAGCGGCTCGCCCACCAGTGGGCGCAGATGCGGGAGGTACGCCGTCCCGAGCCCGCCCCGGTCGCCGCGGGCCCCTCCAACTTCACCCGAGCGCAGGTGCCGTGGGGCCTCGACCTGGCCGCCGCCTGGGGCTGGCGCTTCCTGGTCATCGTGGCCGCCGGCTGGGTCGTGTTCTGGGCGATCGGCTTCTTCTCGGTCGTCGTGCTGCCCGTCGTCGTCGCGCTGCTCATCACCGCGCTGGTGCAGCCGGTGGTGGCCCTGCTGCACCGCATCGGGCTGCCCCGCGGGCTGGCCTCGATCCTGGTCGTGATCCTCGGCATCGGCTTCATCGGAGCCCTGCTGACCTTCGCCGGGCAGCAGGTCGCCAATGGCGCCAACGACCTCGCCGACCAGACCGTCAAGGGCCTCGACGAGGTCAAGCGGTGGCTCCAGGAGGGGCCGCTGCACGCCAGCGACTCCCAGATCAACGACTACATCAACAAGGCGCAGGAGGCGATCACCCCGTCGGCCGGTGGTGAGTCGGTGCTCAGCCGCGTCACCGAGGTCGGCACCGCGCTCGGCCACGTGCTGGCGGGCTTCTTCATCATCCTGTTCTCGACGTACTTCTTCCTCGCCGACGGCGAGCGCATCTGGGCCTGGCTGGTGCGGCTCGCCCCGCGCGCCGGCCGGAACCACGTCGACACCTCGGGCCGCGTCGCCTGGGTCTCGCTGACGCAGTTCGTCCGGGCGACGGTGATCGTCGCGGCGACGGACGCGATCGGCATCATGATCGTGGCCGCCGTGCTGCAGGTGCCGTTCGTGCTCGCGATCGGGGTGCTGGTCTTCCTCGGCGCGTTCATCCCGATGGTCGGCGCCACGGTCGCCGGCACCGTCGCGATCCTGGTGGCCCTGGTCGACCAGGGGCCGATCACCGCGCTCTTCATGCTCGGCGGCGTCATCGTCGTCCAGCAGATCGAGGGCCACGTCCTGCAGCCGTTCCTGATGGGGCGCTGGGTCTCGGTCCACCCGCTCGGCGTGATCCTCGCGATCGGCGGCGGCGTGCTCGTCGCCGGCATCCCCGGCGCGCTGGTCGCCGTACCCCTCGCCGCGGCGGTGAACGCCGTGGTCCAGCACCTGGCCAGCTACACCGCTCCCGGCGACGATCCCGAGGAGCAGCTCGAGGACGACTACGCCGAGCTGGGTGAGTCGCCACCGACCGAGGAGGACCTCCGTGAGTGA
- a CDS encoding glutamate mutase L — MPSADLAVCVDFGSTFTKAALVDLTEGRILAGASHRTTIDTDVLDGYDACLAELAPVDPRARDAQVLACSSAGGGLRIAVVGNEELVTAEAGRRVALSSGGKVVAVIAHAGRSPRVPDDAPYRDLGHTARPDVVLLTGGTDGGNSEVLLDAARALVASGWTGPVVVAGNVEAQDEVAAVLGDVPHVLADNVVPRIGVLAPESARAAIRAMFLAHVIGGKHLSARADFVAMVRGATPDVVLTGVELLARGFDDAHPGTGDVVVVDIGGATTDVHSVVEVDPEDANLSREVVATTPVTRTVEGDLGMRWSAVTTVEQADDATPALAEAAARRQQDPSYLPDDDAGRDDDEAIARAAVGLALRRHAGRSRVVMSPEGRVVERTGKDLREVDVLIGSGGVLRHGRPGVAERVLAGSTGADLDGGWQLPRAPRVVVDADYVLAAAGLLAEAHPEAAYRLVRRVLDDPGGIA, encoded by the coding sequence GTGCCCTCGGCTGACCTCGCGGTCTGCGTCGACTTCGGCTCCACCTTCACCAAGGCGGCGCTGGTCGACCTGACCGAGGGCCGGATCCTCGCCGGCGCCAGCCACCGCACCACGATCGACACCGACGTGCTCGACGGGTACGACGCCTGCCTGGCCGAGCTGGCGCCCGTCGACCCCCGCGCGCGCGACGCGCAGGTGCTCGCCTGCTCGTCCGCGGGCGGCGGGCTGCGGATCGCCGTCGTCGGCAACGAGGAGCTGGTCACGGCCGAGGCCGGTCGCCGGGTGGCGCTGAGCAGCGGCGGCAAGGTGGTGGCCGTGATCGCCCACGCCGGCCGCTCGCCGCGTGTGCCTGACGACGCGCCCTACCGCGACCTCGGGCACACGGCGCGCCCCGACGTGGTGCTGCTGACCGGCGGTACCGACGGCGGCAACAGCGAGGTGCTGCTCGACGCGGCCCGGGCCCTCGTCGCCTCGGGCTGGACCGGACCCGTGGTCGTCGCCGGCAACGTCGAGGCGCAGGACGAGGTCGCCGCGGTCCTCGGCGACGTCCCGCACGTGCTCGCCGACAACGTCGTCCCGCGGATCGGCGTGCTGGCCCCCGAGTCCGCCCGCGCCGCGATCCGGGCGATGTTCCTGGCCCACGTGATCGGCGGCAAGCACCTCAGCGCGCGCGCCGACTTCGTCGCGATGGTCCGCGGCGCGACCCCCGACGTGGTGCTGACCGGCGTGGAGCTGCTGGCCCGCGGCTTCGACGACGCCCACCCCGGCACCGGTGACGTCGTCGTGGTCGACATCGGCGGGGCGACCACCGACGTGCACAGCGTCGTGGAGGTCGACCCGGAGGACGCGAACCTCTCCCGCGAGGTCGTCGCCACCACCCCCGTCACGCGCACCGTCGAGGGCGACCTCGGGATGCGCTGGTCCGCGGTCACGACGGTCGAGCAGGCCGACGACGCGACCCCGGCGCTCGCGGAGGCCGCCGCGCGGCGCCAGCAGGACCCGTCGTACCTCCCCGACGACGACGCGGGCCGCGACGACGACGAGGCGATCGCCCGTGCGGCGGTCGGGCTGGCGCTGCGCCGGCACGCGGGCCGCTCGCGCGTCGTGATGAGCCCCGAGGGCCGGGTCGTCGAGCGCACCGGCAAGGACCTGCGCGAGGTGGACGTGCTCATCGGCTCCGGCGGGGTGCTGCGGCACGGTCGTCCGGGCGTCGCGGAGCGAGTCCTGGCCGGCAGCACCGGCGCCGACCTCGACGGCGGGTGGCAGCTGCCGCGCGCACCCCGCGTGGTCGTCGACGCCGACTACGTGCTCGCGGCGGCGGGGCTGCTCGCCGAGGCGCACCCCGAGGCGGCGTACCGGCTGGTGCGACGCGTGCTCGACGACCCCGGTGGCATAGCCTGA